The DNA region ATCTCGTAGTGGCCGATTTGAAGAAGCCGACTGCGGTACTATCTTTTTAGATGAAATCGGCGAATTTCCAATGATTTTGCAGGCAAAACTGCTTCGTGTATTGCAGGAAAAAGAGTTTGAAAGGCTTGGTTCAAATCGTACCCGTACTATTAATGTTCGTATTCTAGCGGCAACAAACCGTGATTTAGGCGAACTGGTTGAGCGCAATGAATTCAGGCTTGATTTGTATTATCGCTTAAATATCTTTCCGATTCTGGTGCCGCCCTTAAGGGAGCGCAAAGAAGACATCACAGGTTTGCTTAACCATTTTCTTCAGAAAATGTCAGAAGATTATGGTCGGCAGATGTTTTTTACTCCAGCAGCTCTGGATGCTCTGATCAAATATGATTGGCCAGGGAATGTTCGTGAAATGCAGAACCTTATTGAGCGGCTGGTTATCATGTCGGACAGCGAATATATTACTTTGGAATTCTTAAAATCATATCTCGCACCAGGTCAGAGTCCTGTGCAGAATGGAATTTCACATGATGCTCAAAAAAATAGTGATGAACCGCCTCACTGCACTTCGCTTAAAGAAGTTGAACGCAACGAAGTTGTTGCGGCTCTGGAAAGAAGCGGCTGGATTCAGTACAAGGCTGCGGATACTTTAGGCTTGTCTGCACGTCAGATGGGGTATCGGGTCAAAAGATATGGCCTTGAATCCATGATTGCAGAAGGGCGCGCGCGGCTTAGACGTATGAAAGACGGTGATTGAGTAGAATTTTATAGCAATTTTTTTGTATTTTAAAATCCGGTTGGAATTATTCCAGCCGGATTTTTTTAGTAATTTGATATTTGTAACTCAGAATATTTACAAAAAATAACCCCGTCGAATATTAATTCAGGCGGGGTTATTTTTTAACTTGTTAAATCGTTCATTCTAGCCGCAACTCGTACCTGTTCCAGTGCAACAGCCGCCAGCGATACCGCCTCTGCGTCCGCTTAATTTACTTAGATCACTTGAAGTGTAAACAGCGGTTAATCCATCTTCAACAAATCCGCTTACGACGTGACAGTCTATTCCGCTTTCTTCAAGGGCTAACTGTGGTGTCTGGCCCACTGCGGCACATAAAACTGCGCGGCAGTCTTTAAGTGCAGAGGCAAGATCGGCCCAGCGTTTTGGTCCGCAACCTGATTTAGGAGCCTGACGTTCTTCTATCAGACGATAGGTCCCGTTTTTCCCTTCACCCCAGATATAAAATGACTTAGCTTCACCTAAGTGCTGATTTATGAGCATACCTTCACGGCTGGCAACAGCAACATAAGGGCGTGCGGCTTTAGGTTCAATCGGAGGAAGTTTAGAACAAGCCTGAAGAGTTCCGCAAAGAGATGCTGACTGATCCTCACCGAGAAGGCCTACAGCGTCAGCTCGGCAACGCTTACAGTGTGTCATTTGATTGATGACTATTCCTGCCTCTTTACGCAGAGGTCCTATTATTTCATGTCCGGGTTCTTTTACATTTGCAAAAGGAGTATCTGCTGTCGGCTTAATGGGAATCATGTTCTGAATATCAGCCCCTAGCTTGGAAACGACTTTTGCAACTTCTACGATGTGATCTTCATTAATACCTGGTACAACGATGGAATTAACTTTAACGATAATCCCGCGTTCTTTAAGACCTTTGATTGCTTCAAGCTGACGTTCTAAAAGGACCTTAGCGCCTTGTTCGCCGCGGTATACAACATTTCCGTCTTTAACCCATGAATAAAGTTTTGCTCCTATTTTAGGATCTACTGCGCTGATGGTAATAGTCACGTGAGATACACCCAGTTCAGCAATGTCATCAAGGTAAGGTAATATGCCCATGCCGTTAGATGATAGACAGAAAAGGAGGTGCGGATGCTTTTTGTTGAGCAGGCGCATGGTTTCAAGCGTTTCAGCAGGATTTGCAAAAGGATCACCGGGGCCGGCAATGCCTGCAACCGTGATACGTGGTTCTTTTGCAAGGACCTGATCCATATATTCTGCGGCCTGAAATGGTTTCAGTACTCCGCTGGTTACGCCAGGGCGTGATTCATTTACGCAATCATATTTTCTATTACAGTAGTTGCACTGAATATTACACTTAGGTGCGACGGGGAGGTGAACACGGCCGCATGAGCCTGCTGTTTCTTTATTGAAGCATGGGTGCTTGGTGGTATCTTTCATTATCTTAGCTCCTACTGTGAAATTCCCGATTATTTTACTATTTAAACTTCTTACAGGTATCCGTAGCCGATATTGCTGTCGCTCTGCTTCTTTTCAAGGACGGCGTTTACGATTTTATCGAAAAGTGAGAGTGCTCCGCGGTATCCAATATGAAGAATGCGCTGACCTCCGAAACGGTCATGAATCGGAAAACCTACGCGGATAAGCGGGATGTTCCATGCTTTGGCGTATTTATAACCTTTGGAATGACCGATCATCAGATCTGCTTTCAATTCTTCTGCTTCGTCAGCGATGTCATGAAAATCGACACCTTCGCGAACGATAGGCATTTTTCTGGCCACGCCTTCGGTTGCATCAGCAATTGCTTTTTCAAGCCCTTTGCCGCGCGCTCCGGTTCCGGCGAGAACAACTTCAACTCCGATTTCACTAAGGAAGGAACAGAGTCCTGTTACCAGATCTTCTTCGCCGTAAACTATTGCACGTTTACCAAAAACATATTTGTGCCCATCAACGTATGCATCGATTAAGCGACCACGTTCTAATTCATAGCGACGTGGAGTAGGGGTGCCGGTTACTTCTTCCAGAGTATCAAAGAGTGCGTCTGTTTCACGCAGTCCCATGGGGATACCTATGCGGTGATTTTTCACTCCGAATTTCTTTTCAAGAGCAACTCCGCCGGTTTTATCAGCAAGGCAACGACCGAATTCGATTGTTGCGCTGGCCCCAGACATTTTTTTAATGCTCTTAATCGGGGTTCCGCCTGTAGGGATTTTTACATAATCCTCAAGTGCCGGAGCGTCCAAAGTTTCAGAAATATCTGGTAAAATAGTAGCTTCTACTTCAAATCTTTCACAAATATCGCGCAGTTCTCTAATATCTTCACAGGAAATCATATTTGGAAGAATGTTGACACTATCGTCTTTTTCAGCCTGCTCTGTGCAGAGCTGTTCTACCAAAGAGCATACAGCTCCATGCCAGCCGTCCATATGCGTTCCGTTGTAGCTAGGGCTCGAAACACTGACTAATTCAGGCAGTTTCAGATCTCCGAATTCTTGACGAAATTCAAATAGAATTCTTGGCACGTCATCGCCGATGGTTTCGGTAAGGCAGGTTGTTGCGATACCTATAAGCAGTGGATCGTATTTTTTCATGACATTCAAGATGCCTTTTTTTAGATTAGGTCCACCGCCGTAAATAGCATTTTTCTCACCGAGTGCAGACGAAGCAATATCAACTGGTTCGCGGAAATGACTGATAATATATCGTCTCATATATGTTGAGCATCCCTGTGAACCGTGCTGGAAGGGGATAGCTCCTTCAACTCCGCGAAAAGCCAATGAGGCTCCAAGTGGCGTGCAAAGTTTGCAGGCGTTGGTTGTGGAAACGAAATTAGCCTTTTCCACTTTATTTTTAACTTTACTCATTGCCTGCCTCCTTTATTATTTTACTTATCCGGTTGGAACGTCTTGGAACAAATGACCATACCGGACTCATTACTGAGGAATGAATTTCGCGGGCGAAGTTTAACATTCCCTCAAATCCTTCGAGAGCTTCTTTGCGTTCGTGGTTATGATCGCAAAAGCCGACACCCATTTTGAATGCGATAGGGCGTTCTTTTACGCCGCCGACAAAGACATCCACATCTTTTTCTTTAATAAAAGCTGAAAGTTCCAGCGGATTGGCATCATCGACTAAAATTGTGCCGGGGTCGGCAATTTGAGCCAGTTCTGCATAATCTTCCTTGGTTCCAGTCTGTGAACCTACCATAACGACTTTCATTCCAAGGTGCCGAAATGCTTTGAGCAGTGAGAATGCTTTGAAAGATCCACCTACATACATAGCAACTTTTTTGCCTTCGAGGTCTTTGCGATAGCGGGCAATCTCCGGCATAAGTTTTGAAAGTTCGTCTTTAACAAGATCCTGAGTGCGTTGAACAATGTTCGGGTCGATATCCTTAAAGAAATCAGCCACCTGATAAAGAGACTCTGCCATGTCCTCAATGCCTAGGTAGGAGACACGAATGAATGGTTTGCCATACTTTTCTTTTATCATTTTTGCTAAATCGAGAGTCGCACCCGAACATTGAACTAGATTTAAAGCCGCACCATGACTGCGGCCGACATCTTTAACTCGTCCGTCACCGGTTATATTGGCAACGACTTCTACGCCCATGCGTCTAAAGTATTCTCTGACAATCCAGATTTCTCCGGCGAGGTTGAAGTCTCCTAAAATATTAACAGAAATTGGAGATACATCGGAGACGTCTTCTGTTCCGACAAGTTTAAACATGGCTTTGCAAGCAGCTAGGTAACCTTCGCGTTTGCTGCCTTTGAATCCTTCAGACATAACAGGAAGAACAGGGATTCCTTTCTTCTCAGTCATTTTTCTGCATACAGCTTCAAGGTCATCACCGATTATTCCGACAATGCATGTGGAATAAACGAAAGCAGCTTTCGGGCTGTGTCTGTCTATGAGTTCGTCAAGGGCGGCCTCAAGCTTTTTTTCTCCACCGAAGATGACATCTACTTCCTGAAGGTCCGTTGAAAAGGACATTCTGTGCAGTTCCGGTCCGCTTGAAAGAGAGCCGCGAATATCCCATGTGTAAACAGCGCAACCGATGGGGCCGTGCACCAAATGCAATGCATCGGCAATGGGGTAAAGGACAACGCGGGAGCCACAGAAAACACATGCCCGCTGGCTTACAGCTCCGGCAAGAGATTCGCGGTTACAGGCTATATCAATGTCGCCCTGTCCTGTTCTATGGATCTGATCCTTTCTTTCTTCTAATATGGCACTAGTCATGGCTTCACCTTTATGAATGACGCTTTCTCAGACAAATGAGCCGGGTAGGTTCCCACCCGAGATTTTTATAGAAGTTAAGTGCCGGTACATTTTCGCTATCTGCAAGCAGTTGCAAACGTGATGCGTTGTTGTCTTTCGCATATGTTCCGATACTGTCCATTAGCATTCTACCTATGCCACGCCCTTGCCAGTCTTTGTGTACAACTACATCTTCCACCAGTACTGAGAGTCCGCCTTCAGCGGTGGAAACCATAAATTGTCCAGAACACATGCCGACCACACTATTTCCAGCTTTAGCGACCAGAATACATCCCCGACTGGTTTCAAGCAGCATTGTAAGTCCGCGCAGTTGTCTTTCTCTATCTGCACTAAAGTCTGCTTCAATGGAAAAGAGCTTTTCCAGCAGGTCAGCAAGACTGTTTAGATCTTCGCGAACTGCGGTTCGTATTTTAATTGTGCGTGGCATGAGTCTTCTCTGGATTAACTAAGTAAATATTTTTCGCAGGGTTCGCCGTCTTCAAGGCTATCGAGTATTTCATCAATTACGCCTTCAGATTCTACACCCTTGAACCACCAGTTTTCAGGCTGAACAACAAGTATCGGGCCTGATTCACACTGCTTAAGGCAGGTTGTAGCTACGACGAGTGCATCGAGACCGCGATCAAGAAGTTCTTCTTCGATATATTGCAGAAAACCTTCAGTCGATTTGTGACAGATTCCTTTGGGGCTTCCTGTGGTGCGAAAACTTTGACAACATACTATCATTCTTTCCGGTGTAGCCATTTTAAACTCCTTTTGGTGTTGATTACCGATTCTTGATATCGATTATTTTTTGCACTTTTTTTTCTTGCCACCACCGTAGAGTGAATCAACGGTGCCTTCGATTTCGCCGTCTGTAACTGCGACATACAAGCCGTGTTGGCTCAAAATTTTCTTTGGACTGTCTCCGGCACTGGCAGCTAAGAGGATAAAACAGTCACTGAGAGTTCCAGCCAGTTCTTCCCATCTTGCTGTGCCTCCACCAGCTTTCGGAGCGGTGCGAGTTTCAAGCAAGCAGGCCAAGCCGTCATCACGTGGTCCGTAGATTAAAATCTTTTCTGCGTGTCCAAGGTGCATATTCACTTCCATACCGTTGGAACTTACTGCTGCAACATTAGGTCTTGGTTTTGTCGGTTTCGGAAGAAGTGAACTTGGTTCATTTTTTAATATTGCACCGCATTCTTCCCATTCCGGCATAAGATCAATGTGTTTTGATGCAAGGTCACGGGCTGCTGCCATTGTGATGCTGTCGGTCTTTTTAAGCAGAATTTCTTGTTCTTCATCTCTAGGAATGAAAGGAACAACAGCCATTATGTCTGCGCCGAGAGCTTTCATTGTTTCGGCAATTTCACCGACATGGTCTGCATTGGGCGGATATACTGTCGTGTTGATCTTAACAGTAATACCTGCGGCTTTAAGTGCTTTTACTGCTCCGGCCTGTTCGCTTAGCAGCAGGGAAGAAGCTTCTTCCAGCGGGATATTTTTCTTGGAAGGTCTGATCCAAGCGTAAAGTTCTTCAATCATAGATCTAGAAATAGCATCCACTAGAAGAGTAACGTGTGATACACCAAGTTTTGCAAGAGTCTCAGCGTGTTCTGCTCCTCCGATACCAAGAGTGGTTACGCAAAGAGAAATATTTGGATACTTAGCTTTGACAAGTTCCAAGGTACGAAAAGTCAGGTCCGGTATAACTAATGGATCACCGGGGCCGGTAATGCCGACAACTTCAATTTTGCGTCCTTCGGAGATAAGTTCATCCAGCCATGCTAAAGCCGCTTCAGGTTGAATAGAATCCTGAATTTTCTGCATGGAACTGTATTTGATGCGTGAATTTGCCCGTGGAGCTACAGGCAGATGAATTCGGTCTACTGTCTTGCGGGCAGCTGATCCGAAGCAGGGGTGCGATGAATATGTTGAACTTGACTTTGTCATGGCTGTTTCCAGTTCCTGCTTTAGAAGTTCTTTTGCGATGGAGCTTAATAATTTTTTTAGCGGGTCTGAGGAAACTTTTTTTAAAAAGTCTCCCCAGACACCGGGAGTCTTGTTTTCTTTAAAGGACTAATTCGAAGCTTTCTTCAGGTTCGTCACGATCTTTACGATCCAGAAGCAGGCCAAGAATTTTTTCAAGAAGGCGAAGTCCGCCTTTGTAACCGACGGTCGGGAAGTACTGATGTCCCTGACGGTCGAGGATTGGGAATCCCCAGCGAAGGAATGGAATGTCTTCGTCACGGGCAATATACTTTCCGTATGAATTACCGATGAGTAGATCGACAGGCTCATTTTTGATCCACTGGTGGAGTTGGAACATGTCGCTTTTAGCTTTAACGTTAACTTCACACGGCATGTCTGCTGTGATTTCTTTGATGCGTCTTTCAAACTCTTTACCGGGTGTTCCTGTGATGACATGCACTGGTTGCATATCAAGGGCACGAAGAAATTCACACATTGAGATGAGCTGATCAGGGTCACCGTAGATAGCTACTTTTTTGCCGTAGAAGTACTGGTGCATGTCAGATATCATATCGACGAGCTGACCGCGTTCAACGTCAATTGCTTCAGGAACAGTTACACCTGCGACTGTGCGGAGAACGTCAATGAAACGGTCTGTTGCGTTAAGTCCGAAAGGCATATCCAGAATTGTGCAAGGAACTTTGCATTTGGAATCAAGCCAGCGTGCAGCATCAGCAGAACACCATTCGCCTAAAGCAAGTGTTCCAATGGCTCCGCCTGTGTCCTTCAGTTCTTTCATAGTTACTCCGCCGTCGGGGAACATTTTATATTCTCCGGTCAGAGGAGCATTCAGAACTCCGGAAGTGTCAGGGAAGAGGGTTATATCTACGCCGACTACAGAGGCAAGGCGTTTGATTTCTTCCATGTCAGAAGGCTCAACCCATCCTGGAATGACGTTTACTTTACCGTTCTTTTTTGTTCCCGGGGTTGCAAGCTGGGCCATTGCTTTGACCATGTTGCTGAATCCGGTAACATGGGAACCGACGTAACTTGGAGTAGGTGCTCCGATGACAAATTTTCCTTCGGGTATTTTGCCTTCTTTTTCTGCTTTATGAGCTATCTGCTTTAGGTCATCACCAATAGTTTCAGACAAGCAGGTTGTGTGCACTGCAATTACTTCAGGTTCGTAAACGGTGAAGATATTATCAATTGCCTGAAGTAGGTTTGCCTGTCCGCCGAATACGGATGCTCCTTCTGTGAAGGAGCTTGTTGCGGCAGAGATTGGTTCTTTATAGTGTCTTGTTAAAGTAGATCTATGGTAAGCGCAGCAACCCTGTGAACCGTGACTGTGAGGCAGACATCCGTGGATGCCGAGGGCCGCATACATGGCACCGATAGGCTGACATGTTTTAGCTGGATTGATCATCAGGGACTTACGTTCAGTAATTTCTGTGGGGGTGTGTCTGAGTAACATATTAATTCTCTCTTCTGGTTATTCCCACACGAACGTAGCGGTGAGTTCGGGGTTCTTCTGCCAAGGAGCTTTCATGTAGCCCCAGACCTTGCTTCCAACGAGGCGGTCGATTTCTTTGTAGAAGTTAACCGCACCTTTGAATCCTGCATAAGGTCCGCCGGAGTCAT from Desulfovibrio sp. UCD-KL4C includes:
- a CDS encoding (2Fe-2S) ferredoxin domain-containing protein, with product MATPERMIVCCQSFRTTGSPKGICHKSTEGFLQYIEEELLDRGLDALVVATTCLKQCESGPILVVQPENWWFKGVESEGVIDEILDSLEDGEPCEKYLLS
- the nifK gene encoding nitrogenase molybdenum-iron protein subunit beta gives rise to the protein MLLRHTPTEITERKSLMINPAKTCQPIGAMYAALGIHGCLPHSHGSQGCCAYHRSTLTRHYKEPISAATSSFTEGASVFGGQANLLQAIDNIFTVYEPEVIAVHTTCLSETIGDDLKQIAHKAEKEGKIPEGKFVIGAPTPSYVGSHVTGFSNMVKAMAQLATPGTKKNGKVNVIPGWVEPSDMEEIKRLASVVGVDITLFPDTSGVLNAPLTGEYKMFPDGGVTMKELKDTGGAIGTLALGEWCSADAARWLDSKCKVPCTILDMPFGLNATDRFIDVLRTVAGVTVPEAIDVERGQLVDMISDMHQYFYGKKVAIYGDPDQLISMCEFLRALDMQPVHVITGTPGKEFERRIKEITADMPCEVNVKAKSDMFQLHQWIKNEPVDLLIGNSYGKYIARDEDIPFLRWGFPILDRQGHQYFPTVGYKGGLRLLEKILGLLLDRKDRDEPEESFELVL
- a CDS encoding nitrogenase component 1, which translates into the protein MSKVKNKVEKANFVSTTNACKLCTPLGASLAFRGVEGAIPFQHGSQGCSTYMRRYIISHFREPVDIASSALGEKNAIYGGGPNLKKGILNVMKKYDPLLIGIATTCLTETIGDDVPRILFEFRQEFGDLKLPELVSVSSPSYNGTHMDGWHGAVCSLVEQLCTEQAEKDDSVNILPNMISCEDIRELRDICERFEVEATILPDISETLDAPALEDYVKIPTGGTPIKSIKKMSGASATIEFGRCLADKTGGVALEKKFGVKNHRIGIPMGLRETDALFDTLEEVTGTPTPRRYELERGRLIDAYVDGHKYVFGKRAIVYGEEDLVTGLCSFLSEIGVEVVLAGTGARGKGLEKAIADATEGVARKMPIVREGVDFHDIADEAEELKADLMIGHSKGYKYAKAWNIPLIRVGFPIHDRFGGQRILHIGYRGALSLFDKIVNAVLEKKQSDSNIGYGYL
- a CDS encoding radical SAM protein; the protein is MTKSSSTYSSHPCFGSAARKTVDRIHLPVAPRANSRIKYSSMQKIQDSIQPEAALAWLDELISEGRKIEVVGITGPGDPLVIPDLTFRTLELVKAKYPNISLCVTTLGIGGAEHAETLAKLGVSHVTLLVDAISRSMIEELYAWIRPSKKNIPLEEASSLLLSEQAGAVKALKAAGITVKINTTVYPPNADHVGEIAETMKALGADIMAVVPFIPRDEEQEILLKKTDSITMAAARDLASKHIDLMPEWEECGAILKNEPSSLLPKPTKPRPNVAAVSSNGMEVNMHLGHAEKILIYGPRDDGLACLLETRTAPKAGGGTARWEELAGTLSDCFILLAASAGDSPKKILSQHGLYVAVTDGEIEGTVDSLYGGGKKKKCKK
- the nifE gene encoding nitrogenase iron-molybdenum cofactor biosynthesis protein NifE; translation: MTSAILEERKDQIHRTGQGDIDIACNRESLAGAVSQRACVFCGSRVVLYPIADALHLVHGPIGCAVYTWDIRGSLSSGPELHRMSFSTDLQEVDVIFGGEKKLEAALDELIDRHSPKAAFVYSTCIVGIIGDDLEAVCRKMTEKKGIPVLPVMSEGFKGSKREGYLAACKAMFKLVGTEDVSDVSPISVNILGDFNLAGEIWIVREYFRRMGVEVVANITGDGRVKDVGRSHGAALNLVQCSGATLDLAKMIKEKYGKPFIRVSYLGIEDMAESLYQVADFFKDIDPNIVQRTQDLVKDELSKLMPEIARYRKDLEGKKVAMYVGGSFKAFSLLKAFRHLGMKVVMVGSQTGTKEDYAELAQIADPGTILVDDANPLELSAFIKEKDVDVFVGGVKERPIAFKMGVGFCDHNHERKEALEGFEGMLNFAREIHSSVMSPVWSFVPRRSNRISKIIKEAGNE
- a CDS encoding radical SAM protein; the encoded protein is MKDTTKHPCFNKETAGSCGRVHLPVAPKCNIQCNYCNRKYDCVNESRPGVTSGVLKPFQAAEYMDQVLAKEPRITVAGIAGPGDPFANPAETLETMRLLNKKHPHLLFCLSSNGMGILPYLDDIAELGVSHVTITISAVDPKIGAKLYSWVKDGNVVYRGEQGAKVLLERQLEAIKGLKERGIIVKVNSIVVPGINEDHIVEVAKVVSKLGADIQNMIPIKPTADTPFANVKEPGHEIIGPLRKEAGIVINQMTHCKRCRADAVGLLGEDQSASLCGTLQACSKLPPIEPKAARPYVAVASREGMLINQHLGEAKSFYIWGEGKNGTYRLIEERQAPKSGCGPKRWADLASALKDCRAVLCAAVGQTPQLALEESGIDCHVVSGFVEDGLTAVYTSSDLSKLSGRRGGIAGGCCTGTGTSCG
- a CDS encoding GNAT family N-acetyltransferase encodes the protein MPRTIKIRTAVREDLNSLADLLEKLFSIEADFSADRERQLRGLTMLLETSRGCILVAKAGNSVVGMCSGQFMVSTAEGGLSVLVEDVVVHKDWQGRGIGRMLMDSIGTYAKDNNASRLQLLADSENVPALNFYKNLGWEPTRLICLRKRHS